A single region of the Ignavibacteriota bacterium genome encodes:
- the mutL gene encoding DNA mismatch repair endonuclease MutL produces the protein MSRTINILPEVVASKIAAGEVIQRPASAVKELLENSLDAGANSIKVIIAESGKSLIQVIDDGCGMSAEDAAVAFGRHATSKISKAEDLECIETFGFRGEALATIAAIAQVEMKTRQTSSEVATKVRIEGGLILEIGEDSAPVGTSIRVKNLFYNTPARRKFQKSDQTEYKHIADAIQRAALAHPEITFEFISDDETIFNFRSGELSERLKDIFGENLSKTVFYFEDEVAFARVSGFLGKPDFARKGKTEQYLYLNGRYIQNKSLNHAVFQAYENLLEKGSFPFFVLFIEIDPTKVDVNVHPSKMEVKFDDEQTMYRFVLSSVRRALSEHDLIPSISVQQTSQQPSEIGVRFTSSPTSSQQRASGWEDLLRTLPTRDDSGLPFGNTQEITGREYNTLPEFQETNQQLENVRSDVQPINSKPLLSDVRIWQLHNKYILIPIEEGLMLVDQHAAHERVMYERILKRFEVNEPSSQQLLFPVTVELSASDTALVTELHPVLEGIGFSLKFFGKNTIVIDGVPSDVKSGNEATILQSVLDLYKDDNQAGMKLEQRERLVKSFSCKAAIRAGDPLSETEMRSLLDQLFLTQIPYVCPHGRPTIIRLSLPELDKRFRRIL, from the coding sequence ATGTCTAGAACTATAAATATTCTCCCCGAAGTCGTTGCAAGCAAAATTGCCGCCGGTGAAGTTATTCAACGTCCGGCATCTGCTGTGAAAGAGTTGTTGGAAAACTCGCTTGATGCGGGGGCGAATTCAATCAAAGTAATAATTGCAGAAAGCGGGAAGTCATTAATTCAGGTGATTGATGACGGTTGCGGGATGAGCGCGGAAGATGCGGCTGTTGCGTTTGGGCGACATGCAACGAGTAAGATTTCGAAAGCAGAAGATTTGGAATGTATCGAGACATTTGGCTTTCGGGGCGAAGCGTTGGCAACGATTGCCGCCATTGCTCAGGTCGAAATGAAAACACGGCAGACAAGTTCTGAAGTTGCAACAAAAGTACGAATTGAAGGAGGTTTGATTTTGGAAATCGGTGAAGATTCTGCGCCGGTCGGGACATCAATTCGTGTGAAAAATCTTTTCTACAATACACCTGCACGAAGAAAATTTCAGAAGAGCGACCAGACAGAATACAAGCATATTGCTGATGCAATTCAACGAGCCGCGCTTGCTCATCCGGAAATTACGTTTGAGTTCATTAGTGATGACGAAACGATTTTCAATTTTCGTTCTGGTGAACTCAGTGAACGGTTGAAAGATATTTTTGGTGAGAATCTTAGTAAAACGGTTTTCTATTTTGAAGATGAAGTCGCGTTTGCAAGAGTATCAGGTTTTCTTGGGAAGCCGGATTTCGCGAGGAAAGGAAAAACCGAGCAATATCTTTACCTGAACGGAAGATACATCCAAAATAAAAGTCTCAATCATGCAGTATTTCAGGCATACGAGAATTTGTTGGAGAAGGGAAGCTTCCCCTTTTTTGTGTTGTTCATCGAGATTGACCCGACGAAAGTTGATGTGAACGTTCATCCTTCAAAAATGGAAGTGAAGTTCGATGATGAACAGACAATGTATCGCTTTGTGTTGAGCAGTGTGCGGCGGGCGTTATCAGAACATGATTTGATTCCTTCAATTTCTGTCCAGCAAACTTCACAGCAACCATCAGAAATCGGGGTGAGGTTTACGTCATCGCCGACCTCCAGTCAACAACGTGCGAGTGGATGGGAAGATTTATTGAGAACGTTGCCGACAAGGGATGATTCGGGTTTGCCTTTTGGAAATACCCAAGAGATTACTGGTCGGGAGTACAACACTCTCCCGGAATTTCAGGAGACTAATCAACAATTAGAAAATGTTCGGAGTGACGTACAACCCATAAATAGTAAACCATTGTTGAGTGATGTACGAATCTGGCAACTTCATAACAAATATATACTCATCCCGATTGAAGAAGGGTTGATGTTGGTTGACCAGCACGCGGCGCACGAGCGAGTTATGTATGAGCGAATATTAAAACGGTTTGAAGTGAACGAACCATCTTCTCAACAGTTATTATTTCCCGTAACGGTTGAACTCTCGGCAAGCGATACGGCGCTTGTTACAGAACTTCATCCAGTGTTAGAGGGAATCGGATTCAGTTTGAAATTCTTCGGGAAGAATACAATTGTCATTGATGGTGTTCCTTCGGATGTGAAATCAGGAAACGAAGCGACGATACTTCAAAGTGTTCTTGACTTGTACAAGGATGATAATCAAGCGGGAATGAAATTAGAACAGCGAGAGCGACTTGTTAAATCGTTCTCTTGCAAAGCCGCAATTCGTGCAGGCGACCCATTGAGTGAAACCGAAATGCGTTCTTTGCTCGACCAATTATTTCTTACACAAATTCCGTACGTTTGCCCGCACGGACGACCGACGATTATTCGACTTTCACTTCCGGAGTTGGATAAGAGATTTAGGAGAATTCTCTGA
- a CDS encoding CDP-alcohol phosphatidyltransferase family protein, with protein sequence MNKTWTISNALSISRVVLLIPIVIMLTNDASGNRWYVFTLIGVGAITDFLDGYFARKFNQVTDLGKILDPLADKISLGVLAIMLAVLQILPVWFIVCVLLRDVLIFTGGMYIKNKKGIVLQSNWLGKWTAGVLAMLVSLAVLNLDFLTIIKTILLYGTTLMLLFSFISYAKRYLEFIK encoded by the coding sequence ATGAACAAGACATGGACAATCTCTAACGCTCTGAGTATTTCGCGAGTTGTGCTTCTCATTCCGATTGTTATTATGTTGACGAATGATGCATCAGGCAATCGCTGGTATGTTTTTACATTGATTGGAGTTGGAGCAATAACAGATTTTCTTGATGGTTACTTTGCACGGAAATTCAATCAAGTAACAGACCTTGGGAAAATTCTCGACCCGCTTGCGGATAAAATTTCGCTTGGAGTGTTAGCAATTATGCTTGCTGTACTTCAGATACTTCCTGTGTGGTTTATTGTTTGTGTTCTGCTTCGTGATGTGTTGATTTTTACCGGCGGAATGTACATCAAAAACAAAAAGGGAATTGTACTCCAATCGAACTGGTTGGGAAAGTGGACGGCAGGCGTGCTTGCAATGTTAGTTAGTCTTGCCGTCTTGAATCTTGATTTTCTAACAATCATTAAAACAATTTTACTATATGGAACTACCTTGATGCTTCTATTTTCATTTATATCTTATGCGAAAAGATATCTTGAATTTATCAAGTAA
- a CDS encoding T9SS type A sorting domain-containing protein — MKNILSFILLFLSITVTLFGQSGWEWQNPLPQGNSLYDCFIRNQNEVIVVGSSGTIMKSTDGGSSWDIKHTIFNRDSDLRDLQFLSGDKGLAVGEQGTILLTTNFGETWTLQESHTTKTINSVSFYDSNVVIAVGYDGVVLHSDNGGLTWNPVSNSISSDLWGVVFLNRDNIIAIGDSANSNGQRIWKSTDGGLNWNIQFTSQRCSLKTIFFVDSLVGWVASCDSIYKTTDGGDTWITQHGMNIRKLHFTDTNNGFGVGSYCVNGICLAGGMIYKTTDGGSNWTSQIIQVSGLSSVHFTALNNGFAVGSNGALLRTTNSGVTWEILSDDIVLTGGISRVSFIDKSEGIAIGNLGDNTGNFILTTSDGGTNWNKTPISGTGFLNDVVLIEHLTGIIITDNSILRTINGGNSWIKDSMYFGRSIRCIDANTCFVMGNHRDSTSFGGFTILKTTNGGETWNRIVSNDYVNTNNDFFFTNMNHGIVVGNNGKIFYTANGGSSWTEKISNTTTTLRSVFFVNSDIGFAVGGGTSGVIQRTTDGGNSWLSVVSDTIGWLTKVAFGSSNTGFAVGYLGSILKTTNSGLTWIKQEAGVNNTFYGLSVVDDNFVTIVGGHGILHTSNGGVNAIGQDDNYSMAQDFSLEQNYPNPFNPITVINYSIPQKSFVSLKIYDVVGREIAVLVNEEKMQGNYSINWNATNLTSGVYFYRLHAGSVTLTEKLVLVK; from the coding sequence ATGAAAAATATTCTATCCTTTATTTTACTATTTTTATCAATAACTGTAACGCTCTTTGGTCAATCAGGATGGGAGTGGCAAAACCCATTGCCACAAGGAAATTCGTTGTACGACTGTTTTATCCGGAACCAAAATGAAGTTATTGTTGTAGGAAGTTCTGGTACAATTATGAAATCTACAGATGGTGGAAGTTCGTGGGATATTAAACATACGATTTTCAATAGAGATAGTGACTTGAGAGACTTACAGTTTCTGAGTGGTGATAAAGGGCTGGCAGTTGGAGAACAGGGTACAATTTTGCTAACGACTAATTTTGGTGAAACATGGACACTTCAAGAGAGCCACACAACAAAAACGATAAATTCTGTCTCCTTTTATGATTCAAATGTCGTTATCGCTGTTGGATATGATGGAGTAGTTTTACATTCGGATAACGGAGGTTTAACATGGAATCCGGTGAGCAATAGCATTAGTTCTGATCTCTGGGGTGTGGTTTTTTTGAATCGAGATAACATTATTGCTATCGGAGATAGTGCCAACTCGAATGGTCAAAGAATTTGGAAAAGTACGGATGGAGGTTTGAATTGGAATATTCAATTTACATCACAACGTTGTAGTCTGAAAACAATATTTTTTGTTGACTCATTGGTTGGTTGGGTCGCATCATGTGATTCAATTTATAAAACAACCGACGGTGGCGATACCTGGATTACACAACATGGTATGAATATTAGAAAATTACATTTTACCGATACCAACAATGGTTTTGGAGTGGGCTCCTATTGTGTCAATGGAATTTGTCTCGCGGGGGGAATGATCTATAAAACGACAGATGGCGGTAGTAATTGGACAAGCCAGATCATTCAGGTTTCCGGTTTATCTTCAGTTCATTTCACTGCTCTAAACAATGGCTTCGCGGTAGGCAGTAATGGAGCATTATTGCGTACAACAAATAGTGGTGTTACTTGGGAAATACTTAGTGATGATATTGTTTTGACGGGTGGAATATCTCGTGTGTCGTTTATTGACAAAAGTGAAGGGATAGCAATTGGAAATCTAGGAGACAATACAGGAAACTTTATTTTAACGACTTCCGATGGTGGTACCAATTGGAACAAGACTCCTATCAGCGGGACAGGATTTCTTAATGATGTTGTTCTCATTGAACATCTTACAGGCATTATAATTACAGATAATTCAATTCTTCGAACTATCAATGGAGGAAATTCTTGGATAAAAGATTCCATGTATTTTGGACGATCAATTCGATGTATTGATGCAAACACATGTTTTGTAATGGGAAATCACAGAGATTCTACTTCATTTGGTGGTTTTACAATATTAAAAACAACGAATGGTGGTGAGACATGGAACCGAATTGTGTCGAACGATTATGTCAATACTAATAATGACTTCTTCTTTACAAATATGAATCATGGCATTGTTGTCGGAAACAATGGTAAAATATTTTACACTGCGAATGGTGGAAGTTCATGGACTGAAAAAATAAGTAATACTACTACAACACTACGTTCAGTATTTTTTGTAAATTCAGATATCGGATTTGCTGTTGGAGGAGGTACCTCTGGTGTTATTCAAAGAACTACAGATGGTGGTAATTCATGGTTGTCCGTTGTTTCAGATACAATTGGGTGGCTAACTAAAGTTGCCTTTGGAAGTAGCAACACGGGTTTTGCGGTTGGTTATCTCGGTTCAATTCTAAAAACAACAAACTCGGGTCTGACTTGGATAAAACAAGAAGCAGGTGTGAATAATACTTTTTATGGACTTTCGGTTGTTGATGATAACTTTGTAACAATAGTTGGTGGACATGGAATTTTGCACACGTCAAATGGAGGGGTAAATGCTATTGGACAAGACGATAATTATTCAATGGCACAAGACTTTTCGCTTGAACAGAATTATCCCAATCCATTCAACCCGATTACAGTGATAAATTATTCAATACCTCAAAAATCTTTTGTTTCTTTGAAAATTTATGATGTAGTAGGGAGAGAAATTGCAGTGTTAGTAAATGAAGAAAAAATGCAAGGGAATTATTCAATTAATTGGAATGCAACCAACTTAACTAGTGGTGTGTATTTTTACAGACTTCATGCTGGATCAGTAACATTGACAGAAAAACTCGTTTTGGTGAAGTAA
- a CDS encoding DNA helicase, with product MAQPIELVLTSELKESYRNLPLEIQKKFDKQLRFLSLDPRHPSLKIHKLNGDWEFYVDIHYRCIFQRDGNKYILLTIGAHKLIDRYKIK from the coding sequence GTGGCTCAACCAATAGAACTTGTTCTTACTTCTGAATTGAAAGAGTCATACCGAAATCTTCCTCTTGAAATTCAGAAAAAGTTCGACAAGCAACTTCGATTCTTATCCCTCGACCCGCGACATCCATCTTTGAAGATTCATAAACTCAACGGTGATTGGGAATTCTATGTTGACATTCATTATCGCTGCATTTTTCAACGCGATGGAAATAAGTATATACTATTAACAATTGGAGCTCATAAACTTATTGACCGTTATAAAATCAAGTAA
- a CDS encoding amidophosphoribosyltransferase: MFYEIDLDQLRLRQGYGRQAHLREDSNEQVPLREGYGGYTLLHDKPHDHCGIFGIYRHPQASHMTYYGLHALQHRGQEGSGIVTSEFDASTKKYRFNFHKDFGLVNDVFRDDKIFADVLKGESAIGHNRYSTTGASDSKVNVQPITVNYRGGNVGIAHNGNLTNFHSLRKRLQDEGTIFQTTSDTEIILHLIAKSKEQDQVKQIVDALNQVEGAFSLVILTDDKLIAARDPYGWRPLAVGKLDGAFVVASETCAFDIINAEYIGDVQAGEVLVFDEEVLRTGQPKSYKLNTTVAQPHHCIFEYIYFSRPDSKIFGESVNRVRRRLGKALAQEHPVEPKETEKVIVINVPDSSNTATLGFASENEKNGQKTKYEIGLIRSHYVGRTFIQPEQEVRDIKVKMKFNTVKGVLKDKEVVIVDDSIVRGTTSKQLVELIREAGAKAIHFRISSPPIHYPCFYGMDFPSSEELIANVFDGNVDEIGKYLGVDSLGYLSLEKLLETVPHNNGETYCTACFSGKYPTKVESRSKTEYEC; this comes from the coding sequence ATGTTTTACGAAATTGATTTAGACCAACTCCGCCTTCGCCAAGGCTACGGCAGACAAGCCCACCTACGCGAGGACTCCAACGAGCAAGTTCCCCTACGCGAAGGCTACGGCGGGTATACCCTTTTACACGATAAACCCCACGACCATTGCGGAATTTTCGGAATTTACCGGCATCCGCAGGCATCGCACATGACGTATTACGGATTGCATGCGCTTCAACATCGAGGGCAGGAAGGGTCGGGAATTGTCACCTCAGAATTTGATGCTTCGACAAAGAAGTATCGTTTTAATTTCCACAAAGATTTCGGACTTGTGAACGATGTATTTCGGGATGATAAAATCTTTGCCGATGTGTTGAAAGGGGAGTCGGCAATCGGACATAATCGTTACTCAACCACAGGCGCATCGGATAGCAAGGTGAATGTTCAGCCAATCACGGTGAACTATCGGGGAGGAAATGTCGGGATTGCACACAACGGAAATCTCACAAACTTCCATTCGCTTCGCAAGCGGTTGCAGGATGAAGGGACAATTTTCCAAACGACATCGGACACGGAAATCATTCTTCATCTCATTGCAAAAAGCAAAGAGCAAGACCAAGTGAAACAAATTGTTGATGCGTTGAATCAGGTCGAAGGTGCGTTTTCGTTGGTGATTCTGACGGATGATAAATTGATTGCGGCGCGTGACCCGTACGGTTGGCGACCGCTTGCTGTCGGGAAACTTGATGGGGCGTTCGTCGTTGCTTCCGAAACGTGTGCTTTCGATATTATCAATGCGGAATATATCGGTGATGTGCAGGCAGGTGAAGTGCTGGTGTTTGATGAGGAAGTGTTGAGAACCGGTCAACCAAAATCGTACAAGTTGAACACAACTGTTGCACAGCCACACCATTGTATTTTCGAGTATATTTATTTTTCGCGTCCTGATAGTAAAATCTTTGGAGAGAGTGTAAACCGGGTTCGCCGCAGATTGGGGAAAGCGCTTGCGCAGGAACATCCGGTTGAGCCTAAGGAAACGGAGAAGGTTATTGTTATTAACGTTCCCGATTCGAGCAACACGGCAACGCTCGGTTTCGCTTCTGAAAATGAGAAGAACGGACAGAAAACGAAATACGAAATCGGGTTGATACGAAGTCACTATGTCGGCAGAACGTTTATTCAGCCGGAACAGGAAGTGCGCGACATAAAAGTGAAAATGAAATTCAACACCGTAAAAGGTGTATTGAAGGATAAGGAAGTCGTTATTGTTGATGACTCGATTGTGCGGGGGACAACTTCAAAACAATTGGTTGAGTTGATTCGTGAAGCGGGGGCGAAAGCGATTCATTTCAGAATTTCTTCGCCGCCGATACATTATCCTTGTTTCTATGGAATGGATTTTCCGAGTTCGGAAGAATTGATTGCAAATGTGTTTGATGGAAATGTGGATGAGATTGGAAAGTATCTTGGCGTTGATAGTCTCGGTTATCTTTCGTTAGAAAAATTGCTCGAAACCGTTCCGCATAATAATGGTGAAACGTATTGTACGGCGTGCTTCAGCGGAAAGTATCCTACGAAAGTTGAGTCACGGTCGAAGACTGAGTATGAGTGTTAA
- the ftsY gene encoding signal recognition particle-docking protein FtsY — MGFFDAFKLSRLKEGLAKTRDNIIGKVQKILTSKTKIDEEVLQSIEEALIAGDVGVETSMKILERIRERVKKEGYQETSQLDSLIREEIQSLFVNSAAPDEEPFVIPSNHKPHVIMIVGVNGVGKTTTIGKLAFNYKNAGKNVVIAAADTFRAAANEQLEIWANRAGVAIIQQQHGADPASVAFDALKSAQSQSADVMIIDTAGRLHTKINLMEELKKISRVLQKLDASAPHEVYLVLDATTGQNAIQQAKQFSAAAAVTGLVVTKLDGTAKGGVVLGISQEMNLPVKYIGVGERIDDLQPFNRKAFVEALFGK; from the coding sequence ATGGGCTTTTTTGACGCATTTAAATTATCACGACTAAAAGAAGGACTTGCCAAAACACGGGACAACATCATTGGCAAAGTTCAGAAAATTCTTACCAGCAAAACGAAGATTGATGAAGAAGTTCTTCAGAGTATCGAAGAAGCGCTTATCGCCGGAGATGTTGGTGTTGAAACATCAATGAAAATTCTTGAACGCATTCGCGAACGAGTGAAGAAGGAAGGCTATCAGGAGACGAGTCAACTTGATTCGCTTATCAGAGAAGAGATTCAATCGTTGTTTGTGAATAGCGCGGCACCTGATGAAGAACCGTTTGTTATTCCATCCAATCACAAACCGCATGTGATTATGATTGTCGGCGTGAACGGAGTCGGGAAGACGACGACAATCGGGAAACTCGCATTCAATTATAAAAATGCCGGAAAGAATGTTGTCATTGCGGCGGCAGATACGTTTCGTGCGGCGGCGAATGAACAACTTGAAATTTGGGCGAATCGAGCAGGAGTTGCAATTATTCAGCAACAACATGGCGCTGACCCGGCATCGGTTGCGTTCGATGCGTTGAAGTCGGCACAATCGCAAAGCGCTGATGTAATGATTATTGATACTGCCGGACGGCTTCATACAAAAATCAATCTCATGGAAGAATTGAAAAAAATAAGTCGTGTATTGCAAAAATTAGATGCGAGTGCACCGCATGAAGTCTATTTGGTGTTGGATGCAACGACGGGACAAAACGCAATTCAGCAAGCAAAGCAATTCAGCGCGGCGGCGGCTGTAACGGGTTTGGTTGTAACAAAGTTAGACGGAACAGCGAAGGGAGGAGTCGTTCTTGGCATCAGTCAGGAGATGAATCTTCCCGTGAAATATATTGGCGTCGGTGAGCGGATTGATGATTTACAACCGTTCAACCGGAAAGCGTTTGTGGAGGCGTTGTTTGGGAAGTAA
- a CDS encoding dipeptide epimerase: MKISYKCFDLKLLHTFTISRSSKDVEPCVIVELEHEGIIGYGEAAPSERYGETAETVMQFLGRVNLQQFDEPFQLDEILTYVNNLAEGNTSAKAAIDIALHDWIGKKLNIPLWKLWGLNKEKTPLTSFTIGIDSLDVIEKKVREAEPYPILKVKVGVSNDEEIIKTIRKITDKVIRVDANEGWKDRIQARDKILWLEEQGVEFIEQPMPASQLDDIAWLREQVHIPLIADESVVSLHDIPKLYGAFDGINIKLMKCTGLREAMRMIHTAKAANLKVMLGCMIESSVAISAAAQLSPMVDYADLDGNILISNDPFSGVKVINGKLTLNDLPGLGVISQ, translated from the coding sequence TTGAAAATATCCTACAAATGTTTTGACTTAAAACTCCTCCACACCTTCACAATCTCGCGCAGTTCGAAAGATGTTGAACCATGTGTAATTGTTGAACTTGAGCACGAAGGAATTATCGGTTACGGAGAAGCCGCACCATCTGAACGATATGGAGAAACAGCAGAAACAGTAATGCAATTTCTTGGTCGAGTCAATTTGCAACAGTTTGATGAACCGTTTCAACTTGATGAGATACTTACCTATGTTAATAATCTTGCTGAAGGGAATACATCAGCGAAGGCGGCGATTGATATTGCGCTCCATGATTGGATTGGGAAGAAACTGAACATTCCGCTCTGGAAATTGTGGGGATTGAACAAAGAGAAAACTCCGCTCACTTCCTTCACAATTGGAATTGATTCGCTTGATGTCATCGAAAAGAAGGTGAGAGAAGCTGAGCCGTATCCGATTCTCAAGGTGAAAGTTGGTGTTTCAAACGATGAAGAAATCATCAAGACAATTCGGAAAATTACTGATAAAGTGATTCGTGTTGATGCGAATGAAGGATGGAAGGATAGAATTCAGGCGAGAGATAAAATCCTCTGGCTCGAGGAGCAGGGAGTTGAGTTCATTGAACAACCAATGCCTGCTTCGCAACTTGATGACATTGCGTGGTTACGAGAACAAGTTCACATTCCTCTCATCGCTGATGAAAGCGTTGTGAGTTTGCACGACATTCCGAAACTCTACGGCGCGTTTGATGGCATCAACATCAAACTGATGAAATGTACCGGCTTGCGAGAAGCAATGCGAATGATTCACACAGCAAAAGCAGCAAACCTGAAAGTCATGCTCGGTTGTATGATTGAAAGTTCAGTTGCTATCTCCGCCGCCGCGCAACTTTCTCCGATGGTTGATTATGCTGACCTCGATGGAAATATTCTTATCTCGAATGACCCGTTCAGCGGAGTTAAGGTTATCAACGGTAAATTGACTCTAAATGATTTGCCCGGGCTTGGAGTCATTAGTCAATAG